One stretch of Acetomicrobium thermoterrenum DSM 13490 DNA includes these proteins:
- a CDS encoding MFS transporter: MLRKRKEVLIVLCTIAIIMMIGIGIVSPILPHYARSFGVNIAMVGLLITGFGVARILVDIPAGRLVEVLGRRPMLIAGPALLGGASFFCALAKTYPQLLFFRFLQGLGSGLYTTAAMVMLADISNVRTRGPMMSFYQGAILIGAGLGPTLGGYIADIWGIRAPFIAYAFMAAFATAWAYFKLPETKSPKTVREICDDISIDESGDTRPGATFMGSILKLFEKKEFLLGSLVTFGIFFTRTGTQNQLIPLLGADRLDLSASLIGTVLTVVTIFQFLALLVASRLSARLPRKILITPGSVALGIGLALVAFSRSYWSLIVSAMVMGIGIGLAGPVISAYVADTLSREEYGIGMGLYRAISDIGFVVGPVMLGWLADRVGFSTPILLNASFVICIACVFHIFARETAK; encoded by the coding sequence ATGTTGAGGAAGAGAAAAGAAGTATTGATCGTGTTGTGTACAATAGCGATAATCATGATGATAGGTATTGGAATAGTTAGCCCTATATTACCGCATTATGCGAGATCATTTGGAGTAAATATCGCTATGGTCGGACTTTTGATTACAGGATTTGGCGTTGCAAGAATTTTGGTGGATATTCCTGCCGGAAGATTGGTCGAGGTATTGGGAAGGCGACCCATGTTGATTGCCGGGCCCGCTTTACTTGGGGGAGCGTCCTTTTTTTGCGCCCTGGCCAAGACCTATCCGCAGCTGTTGTTTTTCAGATTTTTGCAGGGTCTGGGCTCCGGTTTATATACAACAGCCGCGATGGTCATGCTTGCCGATATCAGCAACGTTAGGACCAGAGGTCCCATGATGAGTTTTTATCAAGGCGCTATATTAATCGGTGCAGGGCTTGGTCCGACTCTTGGGGGGTACATAGCTGATATATGGGGTATTCGAGCTCCCTTCATAGCCTATGCATTCATGGCGGCTTTCGCTACAGCCTGGGCTTACTTTAAACTACCTGAAACTAAGTCCCCTAAGACGGTAAGGGAGATTTGCGACGACATTTCTATCGATGAAAGCGGAGATACCAGGCCTGGAGCAACGTTTATGGGAAGCATATTGAAGTTATTTGAAAAGAAAGAATTCCTGCTTGGTTCGCTTGTGACCTTCGGTATATTTTTCACCCGTACCGGCACGCAAAACCAACTCATACCCTTGCTCGGAGCAGATAGATTGGATCTTTCGGCCTCGCTCATAGGTACAGTTTTGACTGTGGTAACAATTTTTCAGTTTTTGGCGCTGCTTGTCGCTAGCAGGCTATCCGCCAGACTTCCCAGGAAAATTTTAATAACGCCTGGGAGCGTTGCTTTGGGCATAGGATTGGCATTGGTGGCCTTCAGCAGAAGCTATTGGTCGTTAATCGTTAGTGCTATGGTTATGGGTATCGGCATAGGCTTAGCGGGACCCGTTATATCTGCTTACGTCGCAGATACCCTGTCGCGGGAGGAATACGGGATAGGTATGGGATTGTACAGGGCAATAAGCGATATTGGCTTCGTGGTTGGGCCGGTTATGTTGGGTTGGCTTGCCGATAGGGTAGGTTTTTCGACACCGATACTTTTGAACGCTTCATTTGTTATATGTATAGCCTGTGTTTTTCACATCTTTGCCCGAGAGACCGCTAAGTAA